In Taeniopygia guttata chromosome 2, bTaeGut7.mat, whole genome shotgun sequence, one genomic interval encodes:
- the PAG1 gene encoding phosphoprotein associated with glycosphingolipid-enriched microdomains 1 isoform X1 — protein MGLGGVFLGTGQIHVILWGSLAAMTTLLFLTFLIFLCSSCNGEKKAKNQNGDHENLMNVPSEKEVFSHSITSSVTEPPPNSEQNGALSNGEVLSEDSTAACIQPYEEVQTSDLLDQQDSLGKSIKCHQSRELPSIPPNNPMETIISSRNAENDQGLGMEGPYEVLKDSSSQENIVEDCLYETVKEIKDVGAVVSMEENSNSKSKTSLTVSEGQNQIPENRIESAEYASVDRNKKSRQSANSESPLDNIPDVEDELPPPVPMKLLDENENVQEKEVKEVTEGASKPEKRLSSVSYKSREEDPSLTEDEISAMYSSVSKPGQAIKALDSPYTCIQEIASQRSPSVCSGLYASVKDFENTLNSTTVPQSVDRPNGELEPDYEAIQSVSQEEDRTLSVPNINHTAPSGENDYESIGDLQHHREFTRL, from the exons ATGGGGCTAGGGGGTGTTTTTTTAGGCACTGGGCAGATCCACGTCATCCTGTGGGGAAGTTTGGCAGCCATGACAACACTCTTGttcctcaccttcctcatcTTCCTTTGCTCCAGCTGCAATGG GGAAAAGAAGGCCAAAAATCAGAATGGAGATCATGAAAATCTGATGAATGTG CCTTCCGAGAAGGAGGTGTTCAGCCATTCCATCACCAGCTCGGTTACGGAGCCTCCCCCGAACAGTGAACAGAACGGGGCCCTCAGCAACGGTGAGG TTCTTTCTGAAGACAGTACAGCTGCCTGTATCCAGCCTTATGAAGAAGTACAGACATCTGATCTGCTAGATCAACAGGATAGCCTTGGAAAGTCTATAAAATGTCACCAGAGCCGGGAACTACCCAGCATTCCCCCTAACAACCCCATGGAAACTATAATCTCATctagaaatgcagaaaatgatCAAGGTCTTGGCATGGAAGGGCCTTATGAAGTCTTGAAAGacagctcctctcaggagaACATAGTTGAAGACTGCTTGTATGAAACTGTGAAGGAAATTAAAGATGTTGGAGCAGTAGTCAGCATGGAAGAGAACTCAAACAGCAAATCAAAGACTTCACTGACAGTTTCTGAAGGTCAGAATCAGATTCCTGAGAACAGAATTGAGTCAGCAGAATATGCATCTGTTGACCGAAATAAGAAGAGTCGCCAGAGtgcaaattcagaaagtcctcTTGACAACATACCAGATGTAGAGGATGAGCTTCCCCCTCCAGTACCCATGAAACTTCTTGACgaaaatgaaaatgtgcaaGAAAAAGAAGTCAAAGAAGTGACAGAAGGAGCGAGTAAACCAGAAAAG AGGCTTAGTTCAGTGTCTTACAAGTCTCGAGAGGAAGATCCCTCTCTTACAGAAGATGAG ATCTCAGCCATGTACTCATCGGTGAGTAAGCCGGGACAGGCCATCAAGGCACTGGATTCTCCTTACACCTGCATTCAAGAAATTGCATCTCAGAGGTCCCCGTCTGTTTGCAGTGGCCTCTATGCAAGTGTGAAGGACTTTGAAAACACCCTAAATTCTACCACTGTGCCTCAGTCAGTGGACAGACCAAACGGGGAGCTGGAGCCGGACTATGAAGCCATCCAGTCAGTGAGCCAAGAGGAAGACAGGACCTTGTCCGTGCCTAACATAAACCACACTGCTCCTTCAGGAGAGAACGACTACGAGAGCATAGGGGACTTGCAGCACCACAGGGAATTCACCAGACTTTAA
- the PAG1 gene encoding phosphoprotein associated with glycosphingolipid-enriched microdomains 1 isoform X2, with protein MGLGGVFLGTGQIHVILWGSLAAMTTLLFLTFLIFLCSSCNGEKKAKNQNGDHENLMNVPSEKEVFSHSITSSVTEPPPNSEQNGALSNVLSEDSTAACIQPYEEVQTSDLLDQQDSLGKSIKCHQSRELPSIPPNNPMETIISSRNAENDQGLGMEGPYEVLKDSSSQENIVEDCLYETVKEIKDVGAVVSMEENSNSKSKTSLTVSEGQNQIPENRIESAEYASVDRNKKSRQSANSESPLDNIPDVEDELPPPVPMKLLDENENVQEKEVKEVTEGASKPEKRLSSVSYKSREEDPSLTEDEISAMYSSVSKPGQAIKALDSPYTCIQEIASQRSPSVCSGLYASVKDFENTLNSTTVPQSVDRPNGELEPDYEAIQSVSQEEDRTLSVPNINHTAPSGENDYESIGDLQHHREFTRL; from the exons ATGGGGCTAGGGGGTGTTTTTTTAGGCACTGGGCAGATCCACGTCATCCTGTGGGGAAGTTTGGCAGCCATGACAACACTCTTGttcctcaccttcctcatcTTCCTTTGCTCCAGCTGCAATGG GGAAAAGAAGGCCAAAAATCAGAATGGAGATCATGAAAATCTGATGAATGTG CCTTCCGAGAAGGAGGTGTTCAGCCATTCCATCACCAGCTCGGTTACGGAGCCTCCCCCGAACAGTGAACAGAACGGGGCCCTCAGCAACG TTCTTTCTGAAGACAGTACAGCTGCCTGTATCCAGCCTTATGAAGAAGTACAGACATCTGATCTGCTAGATCAACAGGATAGCCTTGGAAAGTCTATAAAATGTCACCAGAGCCGGGAACTACCCAGCATTCCCCCTAACAACCCCATGGAAACTATAATCTCATctagaaatgcagaaaatgatCAAGGTCTTGGCATGGAAGGGCCTTATGAAGTCTTGAAAGacagctcctctcaggagaACATAGTTGAAGACTGCTTGTATGAAACTGTGAAGGAAATTAAAGATGTTGGAGCAGTAGTCAGCATGGAAGAGAACTCAAACAGCAAATCAAAGACTTCACTGACAGTTTCTGAAGGTCAGAATCAGATTCCTGAGAACAGAATTGAGTCAGCAGAATATGCATCTGTTGACCGAAATAAGAAGAGTCGCCAGAGtgcaaattcagaaagtcctcTTGACAACATACCAGATGTAGAGGATGAGCTTCCCCCTCCAGTACCCATGAAACTTCTTGACgaaaatgaaaatgtgcaaGAAAAAGAAGTCAAAGAAGTGACAGAAGGAGCGAGTAAACCAGAAAAG AGGCTTAGTTCAGTGTCTTACAAGTCTCGAGAGGAAGATCCCTCTCTTACAGAAGATGAG ATCTCAGCCATGTACTCATCGGTGAGTAAGCCGGGACAGGCCATCAAGGCACTGGATTCTCCTTACACCTGCATTCAAGAAATTGCATCTCAGAGGTCCCCGTCTGTTTGCAGTGGCCTCTATGCAAGTGTGAAGGACTTTGAAAACACCCTAAATTCTACCACTGTGCCTCAGTCAGTGGACAGACCAAACGGGGAGCTGGAGCCGGACTATGAAGCCATCCAGTCAGTGAGCCAAGAGGAAGACAGGACCTTGTCCGTGCCTAACATAAACCACACTGCTCCTTCAGGAGAGAACGACTACGAGAGCATAGGGGACTTGCAGCACCACAGGGAATTCACCAGACTTTAA